In Pseudomonas lutea, the genomic stretch TTGTTGCGCCCCTGAGTGCGCTTGTTCGGCATCGGCCAAACGCCACCGCCGAAGACTTTCTGATCGCCGTATTGATCGACCAGCCCCGGCAGCACGCTATCGATCCCATCGCTGTCCAGCAGCGGCACCGCCTGGGTGATCGCGCGGGACTGGGCCTCGACACGGGCCAGGTCCGAAAGAATCCGCGTGCCGATCTGGTCAACCTGGCTGAGCACCACCTGTTCCTGAGTCGCGCGAACCTTGGGGGTTACGAAGTGCACAATCCCCTGCTCGGTGATGACCGCTATCACCAGTATCAAGGCCACAAATATGACCGTGTAGCGCGCCTGCACTGTTTTAAACATCGTCGACCCCATGCCGTGAAATTTGTTGTTGTTTTGCACAACGCCAAATTAGCTATCGACCGAAAGCCGACAAGGATGAGGGGCCGTCAAAAAGCTTTTTTCAGGGAATGGTTCCGCTCACTGCACCGGCAGGAAGTTCAGGAAAAGCAGGCTTTGCGCGTAGTTGAGACCGATCCGTCTATAACGCTCGTCAAGCATCTGCGTAAGCAGGTCAAGACGCGCCACGATCTTGCCGAACTCAGTGGCAAAACTGAGGTTGCTGCCCTCCTCCGAGATCTCATTGGAGAACAGCATCAACTCGCCGTTGGCGTTCTGCCGCTGACTCAACAGCCACGTGGCCTTTTCGATATTGCGCGCGGCATTACTGACGAACGTAGGGTTGATCTGGTCCGTCATGAAAAACTCAAGGCGCCCACCGTGGGCGGTCACCAGCATGCTGCCAATGGCATAGATGAAGGCACCCACGCGATCCCCGAGAAACTCCGGACTCAACGCGTAGCTCAGCGCTGCAAGGTCGCGACGGTTGCCCAGTTGCGGTAACGGTTTTTGCTGCTCGATGGCCTCGCGCACGTTGCGCTCCGCAGCGGCTGCATCCAGGAAGCCGGACTTGCGCCACTCACTGGGGTTACGCAGGTACAGCTTGCTCATCAGCAGATAAAGGCTGTCGAGGTTATCGCGCATCGCCAGCGTCGCCATTCGGTCTACGCTGGTCTGGAAAAATTCCTGCGGACGCGTCTCGCTGAACTGGCTGGCGACGTCCTTGCCGTCCTGACGCGTACACCCTGATGCGCCCAAGCAAAGAATGCACACTGCAAGCGGGACAATATGGCGTCGAAAGGCGGTTGAAACGCTGAACACGGTAAACATCAATCCAAAGCTTTTACGATCTGGGCGCTGCGTGGGTCGCGGCGTCCCGGCCAAGGTCAGAGCCGCCTGGAGCAAAAAAGTGCAATCGGGCAGGCAAATCAGCCCGTACCCGGGCGCAAGGCCGCGCTGAAGGCGGTTTTCGTATAAATGAGGGCTCAGCCCATTTGACGCAGCCCTCGGCTTTCACCAAGCTAGCCGCCCTCGCATGATTTTCAGGAAACACCCCGCGTGATGATCCCAAGCCTGCACTGGCGCCGCTTTGTATTCTGCCTCGCCCCACTGATCGCCCTGCTCGCCGCGTGCGACGGCGGTACGCCGAAAACCAAGCCCTCCGAGGCGACGACCTATGTCAGCGTCGAGTGGGACAAACTGCCCGCAGTGAACGACACCGACCTGATGGCCGGCTACAACAGCTGGTTCTCCGCGTGCAAGCGTCTGGCCAAAGACCCGGTCTGGGGCGGCACGTGCGCGCTGGCGGCACAAGTGCCGCCAACTCCTGCGGCTGTCCGCGAATTTCTCAAAACCCAGCTGCAGGTCTACAGCCTGCGCTCGTCCGAGCACGGCCCCAATGGTCTGATCACCGGCTATTACGAGCCGATCTACAAAGGCAGCGAGCAGCGCAACGACCAGCACCCGGTGGCTGTCTATGGCGTGCCCGATGACCTGATCATCGTCAACCTCGACAGTATCTATCCCGAGCTCAAGGGTAAACGCCTGCGCGGGCGGCTCGACGGCCGCGTGCTGCGCCCTTATGACGACGCCGCGACTATCGGCGACAAGGGGGCGAATGCGCCTGTACTGGCCTGGCTGGAAAACCCCATCGACCTGCAGTTCCTGCAAATCCAGGGCTCGGGTCGGGTCCAGCTGGAGAGCGGCCGTCAATTGCGCATCGCTTATGCCGACCAGAACGGTTACCCCTACAAGCCGATCGGCCGCTGGCTGGTGGAGCAAGGGCAGCTGACCAAGGACGAGGTCTCGATGGGACGCATCCGAGACTGGGCCATTGCCCATCCCGAGCGTGTGCATGAACTGCTGGGCAGCAACCCGAGCTATGTGTTCTTCACCTTGAGGCCTGACAGCACCGAAGGGCCGCGCGGCTCGCTGAATGTGCCGCTTACCGCCGGTTACAGCGTGGCGATCGACCGCAAGGTCATCCCGCTTGGCAGCTTGCTGTGGCTGTCCTCCACTCGCCCGGACGGCTCGCCACTGGTGCGGCCAGTTGCCGCACAGGACACCGGCGGCGCCATCGCTGGCGAAGTGCGCGCTGACATGTTCTGGGGCACGGGCGATGCCGCCGGCGAGCTGGCCGGCAACATGAAGCAGCAAGGACAGATCTGGATGCTATGGCCCAAGGGCGCTGCCCTGCCGGATGCCAAGCCGAAGGAATAACCGGGGGCAGATTGCCGGCCGAGTCGCTTGAAATGCGCTCGCCGGCGCCGCTTCAAGGTTGATCTGAAACCGGTTTCAGGTATAACAGCATGTTTCTCACCGGACCCTCCTCCCGATTTCCCCATGACTACCTCCCAAACCCCGCATGATTTCAACATGGGCTGGCTGCTTTTTGCCCTGGCCATGGGCGCGTTCGCCATCGGCACGACCGAATTTGCCTCGATGACCCTGCTGCCCTTCATCGCCAGCGATTTTCACAGCACGCAACCATTGGCCGGCCACGCCATCAGCGCTTACGCGTTAGGCGTGGTCGTTGGCTCGCCGGTGATCATGGTGCTCGGCGTGCGCCTGCCACGACGAGCGTTACTGGTAGCACTGGCAGCCTTCATCGGCATCGCCAACGCCCTGAGTGCCATCGCGCCGTCGCTGCCGTGGCTGGTGTTTTTCCGCTTCCTCAGCGGCTTTCCCCATGGCGCATACTTCGGGGTCGCGATGCTCCTCGCTGCCTCGCTGGTGCCGAAGAACCGCCGTGCCCAAGCCGTCTCCCGAGTGTTCATGGGGCTGACCATTGCTACGATCATCGGCGTGCCCTTCGCCACCTGGATCGGGCAGACCATTGGCTGGCGCTGGGGCATGGCCATCGTCGCCGGGCTTGCCGCGATCACGGCGCTGTTGATCCGCTGGCTGGCGCCTGCGTCCCCCGCCGAGGCTGATGCCAGCCCGTTGCGCGAACTCAACGCGCTGCGTTCACGGCAAGTCTGGCTGACCCTGGGCATCGCCGGTATCGGCTTCGGCGGGATCTTCTGCGTGTACACCTACCTGGCGGCCACGCTGATCGAAGTCACTCACGCCTCGGCCTTCATGATCCCAGTGGTGATGGCGGTGTTCGGTCTGGGCACCACAGTGGGTAACCTGGTCTGCGGCTGGGCGGCCGACCGGGCCACCATGCTCGCCGCCGGCGTTTCGCTGGGCTTCACCGCGCTGGTCCTTGCGCTGTACCCCTCGACTACCGAGAACCTGTGGCTGCTGATCCCGCTGGTCTTTTTCATCGGTTGTGGCGTGGGGTTGGCGGCCATTCTGCAAACCCGGCTGATGGACGTTGCCCCCCATGCGCAGTCACTGGCTGGCGCACTGGTACAGAGCGCCTTCAACATGGCCAATGCCATTGGCCCTCTGGTGGGCGGCGTGGTGATATCCGCAGGTTACGGCCTGCCGGCCACAGGCTATGCCGCGGCGGCGTTGACACTTGGCGGTTTGGGAATGTGGTATTGGGCGCTGGTGGACGCGCGGCGGGCGGATAACAGCTTCACGCGCCAGGCGTCCGGCCCGGTTTGAAGTCGGAGCGCCTTTAAGAAGCTCCGGTCTCTGACTCGAAGCGGCGCCCCGCCATCCGGCAGGGCGCGACTCGGCTCTGTCATACGTCGTTGTCTGCTTGATCCGGCGACGGGAACAACGTATCGACCTTGTGCTTGCTTAAACTGCGAACCGGTGCCATCGCTGCGGATTCAGCCAGACGCGTGGCCATTTCCCAGTGTCGCGATTCCTGCCCTTCGGGCTTGCCTTCGGTCTCCCAGATCAACTGGGCCAACTGACGAACAGTGTCTTCGTCGACATTCATGCGTATCCCCCATTTATGCTTGCGCAAGACATTGGCCGGCGCCAGAGCGGTGCCGAATCCATCGTCCGAGACGGTACCCGCCATAAACAGTACCAGCCGGTAACGAGGGTAAATGACGGGCGTGCAAAGACCGGCGAACGCGAGCCGGCCACTGGTGGGACTCAAAGGATCCACCGGAAATCGACGGCGAACCACGATGGCCTCCTCAGTCCCTGTTGCGCTTGAGCAGTAGACTGGCCACCAGACCCAGGCTTGCGGCCACACCCACTGCTGCCCATGGATGGGCAGTGACGTAGGATTTGGTGCTGTTGACCGCGCGGGTCAGGGTCGGCTGCGCGTTCAGCTCGACGTCCAGAACCGGGCTGGTGCCCCGCGCCAGGAAATCCTTGAGCCGTTCGTGAGCCTGCGAGGTGCGATCCTCGTTCAAGGCATCACCTGCCGCCAGCAAGGCATTGGTCTCATCAAGAAAAGTGTTCAACTCGGAACGGGTTTTCTGATAAAGATCGTCACGCAGTTTTTCTGTGATATCGCTTGCCATGGTAGATAAAGCCTCCTGGGTGTGAGAAAGGTTGACTAAAGTGCCAGCCCATTCGTTCCAGTGACTTTGAAATTAGCCTTTCTGCGTTCGTCGCTGGCCTGCAGGCCAATGGACGCGCTACCTGCCAGGGGCAATCGCTGCCCTCCCGTCCAGTCAAAGGGACCGTTATGCAATTCGTGCCAATCCTTGACCTGCCCGCCGACCGACAAGCCCGGATCCGGCATCTGCGCAACCAGCCGCAAGTGCGCAGCTTCATGTACACCGATCATGAGATCAGTGAAGCCGAGCACGCTAATTGGATTAAAAGCCTGAGCGGCAATACGCGCCAGCAGGTGTTCGTCATCTTGATAGACGACACGCCGGCGGGCGTGGTGTCCCTGAGCGCCATCAGCTCCATCCATCGTACGGCCGACTGGGCCTTTTACCTCGACACCGCGCTGCAGGGCAAAGGCCTGGGCAGTCAGGTGGAGTTCTGGATGCTGGATTACGCGTTTGGGTCTGCCGGGCTTGAAAAGCTCAACTGCGAGGTGCTGGAGATCAACCCGGCAGTGATCAAGCTGCACCAGAAGTTCGGCTTCTCGATTGAAGGTCTGCGCCGGGAGAATATTCTGCGCAACGGCAAGCGCATCGGCGTGGCGCTACTGGGGATCACTAAAAGCGAGTGGCAGGCACGTAGGCCGGGGCTTTTGCCTGTCGTGGAGCGGCTGGCGGGGCACCGCTAGCGAACGGCTCTGCAAGCGCGCAGCGATGAAGAGACGCGCCTCAAGCAATGTTCAGCAACCGCACGGCAGGACGTTCATCGGCCTTGCAGTAAAGATAGTCGCGCCATTTTCTGAAAGCGCTCTGCTGGCGGACGAATGCTTCTTCCCAGTGCGCCCCGCCAATATGCTCGACCGGAATAGACATCATCTGTTCGGTCGCCTGGTCCAGTTCGTTGATCAGGTCAAGTGCGTTGGGAATATCAAAGGTCTGGGGTCTCATCATGCATCCCTGTTTTTTTGGCTACAGAATTGAGTAGCCAACTCCTTGATAGTGCATACGTTCCGACGAGTGGCTCATCTGCTTAACACTTCAGTTCGCAAGGTGTAAAAAAACCCCACCAGAGGTGGGGTTCGCGGCGAACCGTATGATCAGCTGTTGCCCGGAGATGGCTCCTCAGCCTCATCGACAGGCGGGTTGTCCGGAATTTCCATCTCGTCCAGACCTTTGTTTCGGGCCGCGGTCTGCGCGTCCTCCGAAGCGCCGGCGTCTTCGCCGGAATCAGTGTCTTCGCTTACATCAGGATAGATCTCTTCTTCGCTGCCCGGCTCTGCGGGGCCTTGATAAGCATTCTCTGGCCCGTTGTCTTCGATACCCATTCTGACCTCCAGTACAAGGCGCAGGAAATCTGCGCTTAAAGGACAGAGCAGAACAAAGTGGAATAAGTGCCCGGCGGGGGATGAATGGCTGTCTACGCCTTTGCTCGGCGGGCTGCTTTCGCCCGCTTTTTCATGAGGATTTGCCAAGCCGAAAGCGGTCGCCAGATGAACAAATAGTTAATTGACTATGCCGAAGTGCGACAGCGTGCGGGGATGATGGCCTTTTGCTTTTTTGCCGTTCAACGCGCTCTAAAGGAATCGAAACTACAGCAGACAAGATGATGGCTGGAACGGACCCTCAGCACCCATAAACGGAGCTCTGGAGAACTCTATGCCGTTACAGAACCTGAAGATTTCCGCCAGAGCTCTGCTGTGCTTTGGCCTTATTACCGTCATCCTGCTGGGGCTGGGGGCGTTCGCCTACCTCCAGATCGGTGACATGCGAGCCACCGAGCAGACGCTGGAAACCGATGTAGTGCCCAGCATTCAAGTGATCGATGACATCCAGATTGCATTGCTGCATACCCGCCTGGAAAGTGTGAGGTTGCTGGCGGTGACGGGGTCAGAGGCAGAAAACCGAGTGACGGACAGCATCGCAAGGGAGATAAAAACCCTGCAAGAAAAGACCTCCTACTACCGGGAACATTTGGTCACCGACGAGCAGGACAAACAGCAATTCGAAACCGCCAACGCCCTGATGGACAAATACATCTCGGGTGTCAGGGACATCATTGCGCTTAACACGTCTGATCATGACGGCGCGTTAACCTACGCCAATACCACCCAGGCACAAACCGCTACCCACTATCAGGCAGAGCTGACCAAGCTGCGCGACCTCAACGCACAGAACGCTGTTAGCGCAGGCGTGCGTGCTGACGATGTTTACAACCACAGCGTCATTGTTTTGATTACCGTTGTACTGATCGCTGCAGGCCTGACAGTCGGCCTGGCATTTGCGCTCACCCGAAGCATCGTTAAACCGGTGGAAACCTCTCTGGTGTTCGCTCAACGGATTGCCACCGGAGACCTCTCGGCGGTGCTGGCGGTCTCGGGGCGAGACGAAATATCCGGCTTGATGACTGCGCTCAACGTGATGGCCGGGAATCTGCGCTCCACGATCATGGAAATATCAGGCGCTGCCGATCAGCTCAGCACTGCCTCCGTCGAGATGACGTCCATCACCGAAAACGCCGACCGTACCCTGCAAAAGCAAAACAGCGAAATCGAGCAGGCAGCCACAGCGGTCAATGAAATGAGTGCAGCGGTGGAGGAAGTTGCGCGAAATGCGAACTCCACGTCCGAGGCAGCAAAGTCGTCGAGTACTTCTGCTGAAGACGGCGATGGCAAGGTCATGAACACGGTCAAGGCCATGACCAACCTTGCTGATCTGGTGGACGATTCGGCGACTCAGGTGAAAGCACTCGCCAGTCAGGCTGAGGACATCACCAAGGTGCTGGGCGTCATCCGAGCCATCGCCGAGCAGACCAACCTTCTCGCTCTGAATGCGGCGATCGAGGCCGCACGGGCTGGCGAGCAGGGTCGAGGTTTTGCAGTGGTTGCGGACGAAGTCAGAGCGCTGGCGCACCGGACTCAGCAATCGACTCAAGAAATAGAGCATATGATCACCAAGGTTCAGTCAGGCTCAACGGCCGCCGTGGGTTCGATGGACCGCAGCCGGCAAGAGGT encodes the following:
- a CDS encoding murein transglycosylase A; this translates as MIPSLHWRRFVFCLAPLIALLAACDGGTPKTKPSEATTYVSVEWDKLPAVNDTDLMAGYNSWFSACKRLAKDPVWGGTCALAAQVPPTPAAVREFLKTQLQVYSLRSSEHGPNGLITGYYEPIYKGSEQRNDQHPVAVYGVPDDLIIVNLDSIYPELKGKRLRGRLDGRVLRPYDDAATIGDKGANAPVLAWLENPIDLQFLQIQGSGRVQLESGRQLRIAYADQNGYPYKPIGRWLVEQGQLTKDEVSMGRIRDWAIAHPERVHELLGSNPSYVFFTLRPDSTEGPRGSLNVPLTAGYSVAIDRKVIPLGSLLWLSSTRPDGSPLVRPVAAQDTGGAIAGEVRADMFWGTGDAAGELAGNMKQQGQIWMLWPKGAALPDAKPKE
- a CDS encoding MFS transporter, whose protein sequence is MTTSQTPHDFNMGWLLFALAMGAFAIGTTEFASMTLLPFIASDFHSTQPLAGHAISAYALGVVVGSPVIMVLGVRLPRRALLVALAAFIGIANALSAIAPSLPWLVFFRFLSGFPHGAYFGVAMLLAASLVPKNRRAQAVSRVFMGLTIATIIGVPFATWIGQTIGWRWGMAIVAGLAAITALLIRWLAPASPAEADASPLRELNALRSRQVWLTLGIAGIGFGGIFCVYTYLAATLIEVTHASAFMIPVVMAVFGLGTTVGNLVCGWAADRATMLAAGVSLGFTALVLALYPSTTENLWLLIPLVFFIGCGVGLAAILQTRLMDVAPHAQSLAGALVQSAFNMANAIGPLVGGVVISAGYGLPATGYAAAALTLGGLGMWYWALVDARRADNSFTRQASGPV
- a CDS encoding DUF883 family protein — its product is MASDITEKLRDDLYQKTRSELNTFLDETNALLAAGDALNEDRTSQAHERLKDFLARGTSPVLDVELNAQPTLTRAVNSTKSYVTAHPWAAVGVAASLGLVASLLLKRNRD
- the pseH gene encoding UDP-4-amino-4,6-dideoxy-N-acetyl-beta-L-altrosamine N-acetyltransferase, with the protein product MQFVPILDLPADRQARIRHLRNQPQVRSFMYTDHEISEAEHANWIKSLSGNTRQQVFVILIDDTPAGVVSLSAISSIHRTADWAFYLDTALQGKGLGSQVEFWMLDYAFGSAGLEKLNCEVLEINPAVIKLHQKFGFSIEGLRRENILRNGKRIGVALLGITKSEWQARRPGLLPVVERLAGHR
- a CDS encoding methyl-accepting chemotaxis protein, coding for MPLQNLKISARALLCFGLITVILLGLGAFAYLQIGDMRATEQTLETDVVPSIQVIDDIQIALLHTRLESVRLLAVTGSEAENRVTDSIAREIKTLQEKTSYYREHLVTDEQDKQQFETANALMDKYISGVRDIIALNTSDHDGALTYANTTQAQTATHYQAELTKLRDLNAQNAVSAGVRADDVYNHSVIVLITVVLIAAGLTVGLAFALTRSIVKPVETSLVFAQRIATGDLSAVLAVSGRDEISGLMTALNVMAGNLRSTIMEISGAADQLSTASVEMTSITENADRTLQKQNSEIEQAATAVNEMSAAVEEVARNANSTSEAAKSSSTSAEDGDGKVMNTVKAMTNLADLVDDSATQVKALASQAEDITKVLGVIRAIAEQTNLLALNAAIEAARAGEQGRGFAVVADEVRALAHRTQQSTQEIEHMITKVQSGSTAAVGSMDRSRQEVHSTLTSAKEAGDSLRLITHAVLQINERNMQIATASEEQAHVARDVDRNLISIRDLAMQSTEGARQTLIASNELSNLAVRLNDMVGKFRI